The following are from one region of the Capsicum annuum cultivar UCD-10X-F1 chromosome 1, UCD10Xv1.1, whole genome shotgun sequence genome:
- the LOC107840605 gene encoding uncharacterized protein LOC107840605: protein MQVQAAIMDNLSPLFVLLLLAKIWLVPVICEGVDSGQHSAVGDPGMRRDGLRVALEAWNFCNEVGEEAPGMGSPRAADCFDLSDSSLSHKVTESDNKLGVGKSFPGLSPKAKNDPDLYASEKELYLGSLCEVDDTPRPWQFWMIMLKNGNYDTRSGLCPENGKKVPPFKPGRFPCFGKGCMNQPILFHQPTSLFDDETMRGCFNGTYDLGSTTGGSSSSSSFFEVIWEKKVGTGGWVFKHKLRTSKLYPWLMLYLRADATKGLSGGYHYDTRGMLRTLPESPNFKVKLTLDVKQGGGPKSQFYLIDIGSCWKNNGAPCDGDVLTDITRYSEMIINPETAAWCSPTNIGNCPPFHITPNNTKIYRNNTSHFPYSAYHYYCAPGNAEHLEKPYSTCDPYSNPQAQELVQLLPHPIWADYGYPTKQGDGWVGDRRTWELDVGGLSSRLYFYQDPGTPPARRIWTSLDVGTEIFVSDKDEVAEWTLSNFDVLLTS, encoded by the exons ATGCAAGTGCAGGCTGCCATCATGGATAATTTATCACCATTATTTGTCTTGTTGCTTTTGGCGAAGATTTGGCTAGTGCCTGTAATTTGTGAAGGTGTAGATAGTGGACAACACTCAGCTGTAGGAGATCCGGGAATGAGAAGAGATGGACTTAGAGTAGCTTTAGAAGCTTGGAACTTCTGTAATGAAGTTGGTGAAGAAGCTCCTGGAATGGGCAGTCCTAGAGCTGCTGATTGCTTTGATCTTTCTG ATAGTTCTTTGAGTCACAAGGTAACCGAGTCCGATAATAAACTAGGGGTTGGCAAGTCATTTCCTGGCCTGAGTCCTAAGGCTAAGAATGATCCCGACTTGTATGCTTCTGAGAAGGAACTCTATTTGGGTTCATTGTGTGAAGTTGATGACACCCCAAGGCCGTGGCAATTTTGGATGATAATGCTGAAGAACGGAAACTATGACACAAGATCTGGTCTTTGTCCAGAGAATGGGAAAAAAGTTCCCCCTTTTAAGCCTGGAAGATTTCCTTGTTTTGGAAAGGGATGTATGAATCAACCTATCTTGTTTCACCAGCCCACTTCTTTATTTGATGATGAAACTATGAGGGGATGTTTTAATGGTACCTATGATTTGGGTTCTACAACTggtggtagtagtagtagtagttccTTCTTTGAGGTGATTTGGGAAAAGAAAGTTGGAACAGGAGGTTGGGTATTCAAGCACAAGCTCAGAACCTCCAAATTGTATCCATGGCTGATGTTGTATCTTAGGGCCGATGCAACCAAAGGATTATCTGGAGGCTACCACTATGACACCAGAGGAATGTTAAGAACT CTGCCAGAGTCACCTAATTTTAAGGTCAAATTGACCTTGGATGTGAAGCAAGGGGGAGGACCCAAAAGTCAGTTTTACTTGATAGATATTGGCAGTTGCTGGAAGAACAATGGTGCTCCATGTGATGGAGATGTGCTCACTGATATTACCAGATACAGCGAGATGATCATTAATCCAGAAACTGCAGCTTGGTGCAGCCCCACGAATATTGGCAACTGCCCACCTTTCCACATCACACCAAACAATACTAAAATATACAGGAATAACACTTCTCACTTTCCTTACTCGGCTTATCACTATTATTGTGCTCCTGGGAATGCCGAGCACTTAGAAAAGCCATATAGCACATGTGATCCTTACAGTAATCCCCAGGCACAGGAGCTAGTTCAGTTGCTGCCTCATCCAATATGGGCAGACTATGGATATCCAACCAAACAAGGAGATGGCTGGGTTGGGGATAGACGAACATGGGAGCTTGACGTTGGTGGCCTTTCTAGCAGACTTTACTTCTATCAA GATCCAGGTACACCTCCGGCCAGAAGAATATGGACATCTCTGGATGTGGGAACAGAAATTTTTGTTAGCGACAAAGATGAAGTGGCAGAATGGACTCTTAGCAATTTTGATGTTTTACTCACCTCGTAA